Below is a window of Rattus norvegicus strain BN/NHsdMcwi chromosome 5, GRCr8, whole genome shotgun sequence DNA.
GAAGTCAGGTGAAACACCTACcgtccctttcagggtcaccagggtttcaaacctcctcaacctGGAACTAAAGTTTCTCTTACTGCCCCACATGCTGGAACAACTTGCTTTTAGGTTTGGAGTGGCCCAgccttagtacatacctttaatccaagacTTTTCTGATTGGCCCTTGTAACagaattaaataaagtcaactttAGTTCAAAAGGCAGAGCAAGTCACCAGTTGACAGAAAGTGAACATgggatattaagaaaaaaaaaaacaactaggggctggagagatggctcgatggctcagtggttaagagccccgactgcttttccagaggtcctgagttcaattcccagcaaccacatggtggctcacaaccatctgtaatgagatctgatgccctcttctggtgtgtctgaagacagctacagtgtacttatatataataaatgaataaatcttaaaaaaaaaaaaaaagaaaaaactagagaGAGTAAGAGGGAGCCAGGGTGACAGACAGGGATTGCACACAGAAGTAGATGGGAAGGACACTGAGTTTGAAAGAAGTTTTTTGGGTGAGAGAGGGGAGTCTTTCTGGGACGTCCACAGAGGAGGAAGGttagctgggtgctttctctgcctctctgagctagcaggcttttgCCCCAGCATTGGGCACCTGCTCTTCATTGGTAAAGTTGAATGATTgagatttttgtttaaaaaaaagaaaagcagcttcAGTGTGAGGCCTTGGAGCTCTCTTTTTCTATTTAGAAATGTGTCTGacccaggcatgatggcacatgcctttaatcccagcactcaggaggcagaggcagacggatctctgtgagttcaagactatcctGGTCTGAAGAACAAGCTGCAGGACAACCAgcagtacacagagaaactgtcctGAAAAAcccaaagaggaaaaaagaagagtaaagaaaaatgtgtgtctagtgccctcagaggtcagaaggtgTCTGATCCCCTGAGCCTGGAGTTACCGATGGTTCCGAGTCTCcctatgggtgctggaaactgaacttgggttgtttggaagagaaacaagtgattttatgttttcaagacagggtttctttgtgtagccctgactgtcctgaaactcactttgtagaccgggctggccttgaacacccaGATGTCTCCCAATGCTCTTAACTTGCTGAGCTATCTCTGGTTAGCATTACCTCTGACCCTCCACCTCCATTTTGTCCTTGGTAAAGGCAGTGTGGTGCTCCTCTTAGGTCTGTCACATCCTTTTCCAGAGCACCTAGCATCTCTCCTATGTAAATATGTTAAATTCCCTTTCATAAGCTCCACCTCCCCTTCCAATGGGCTCCTCTGAGAAAAGCTCTTTCCTATGGTAAAGTCAAGTATCCTGTGTGGAGGTCACCCAATAGATCTAGTCAGTCCGCATCGTCTCTGGCTCCTCCTGATACCCCGGGGAAGGGAACATCTGCAGCTTTAACTCCAGTCAATTATGTCAGAAACACAAAGCTTTCTCTATGTCCTGTTTCCCACTGTTTCAAGAGTCTGTTGACATCCAGAATTCTTCTAATAATTCCTTTGTTTGAGACGTAGTCTAATGGCACCCAGGCTGCCTTTGAGCTAtgtctttgaacttctgattcttctatTTCTACCTCCTATACTCTGGGACTATGGGTGTATGCCACCATTCTCAGGAGTTCTCACCACCATTTTTCAGGCATACAACTTGCCAGATATCACGAATTGTCTGCAAAGACTCCCACAGCCTCTTCCACTCATACACAGAAGCCTAGGACTGCATTGTGAGCAGGCTCACTAATTGTCCCTACAGTGCTGCTTCTCCATTTGTAAATGGTGAAACTTAGGTTTCTGTCTACCCACACTGCTTCCTGAGAAGAGTCAGCAAAAGTGCCTCGTGGGAGCCTACTAAGGAACATCCAgagaatcctcctgcttctgcctcagctgggattacaggtgggctACCACaagatgagaagaaaaaaagacattgctTAAGAACTCAGCTACTGGGATTATACTCCCACTTTAAGGGTCTGAAAATtgctgaaggaagaccccagactctgTGCAAAAACAGAGAGCATTTAGTCTGCAGAAACAACCAACATGTGGGGGTCAGCCCTTCTCTAAAATGGTGACCCCCAAAGGCATGAAGACCTTCATATAGGGATCCCAGGACACTCTCTaggattaggtaatctaaaatttcattgatGGGTGCTGgcgctggtgtgtgtgtgtgtgtgtgtcataggcAGTCAGTCATCTACATTCCTGTGTCATGAATGTTTACCCATAGGATGAGATGAGATAGGGCTGTCCAGCACAGATGGCCCATCCTGAGATAAGACATTTCCCCATTCTTGTGATTATCCCTGGGCTGTTCTTTGGGATGGGTTTTATGATCtgttctggattttatggtctgttctTAGAGCCTGTGTTTTATGACTTAGTTTCTGGGTCTTAAGGTCTATTCCTGGAGTTTGTGCCTTATGGCCTTTTTTGATACCAGGCCTTGTCCTTAAATGGAGACATGGGGTCTATGCTGCTCTCTCACCACTGCTACCCACAGCCTCTGTAAAGGGTTTAATTTACGGGTGTTTTGTGTTATGGggtatccaccagagaagacAATTTAAGTCAAAGGAAAATCTTTATTAGCTGTCAATTAACTATACTGGGTGTTTGGGATCCCAGGGTAGccctgagcctttctcagggtcatcttttagacacacacacacacacacacacacacacacacacacacacacgcactatacttcagttaacaagaacagttagccagaagcagaactacagaagccaaaaagcagtCGGTACATTTACAAGCTTTCCCAGACCTTGTGGACTTCGTTGTGTTTTGGCAGGTAGAATCCCTGTCCCCATGCTGAATTTTATGGCCTGAATGGCACTTCCATTATGGAGTCAGTTGGACTAAGATCTGGGGTCTCGCCATGTGTTGCTAAGTAGGGCTCATTCTGGGACTGCAGGTTTCAGATGGGTGTGAGCTTCTGtgctgtgggtactggggatcagTGTTCTTTGCTGCTGATGGATTTCTCTGGCTCCTGGAGTTTGAGAGTTTTTACTATTGGTGTATGTATGGAATGTGTCTGAGGGcttctggaggtcagagggcaacttttggccatcagttctctccttccatggtgGGAGACACGGAGCTCAAGTTGCCAGTTGTGTaccacaaacattttttttttttttttttttttttactgctgaGGGATCTTGGTGGCCcctgtaaggtttttttttcttcagtttccatGTATATTGGGGGAAGTGGGAAAGAGACACGAACAAGGGGAGGAGTCTTATTCCTTTCATCTCCCTCCAAATTCCAGAGCTTCTGTAAAACCCTGCCTTATTTCTAGAGAACATCAACTCCCCATATTGAAACAGGCATTTCGTTCAATAGTGTTCACTTACCCACAGTTTTCAAGGTCTGATATGCTTTACACCAAAGAGTGTTTGGAATTTGATCTGGCAATAAGTTTAAACGTCCTGTGCTAATCACACTTTTCTTAGAACAGACCTATCCCACTGGGGAAATGGCTTACTAGTAAGAGCACTTGCGGCATTACCGAGAACGcgggttcccagcacccccaaaCTTGGCGGCCTACAACGGCCTGTGACTCTATTTGCAAGTGATCTGACACTGGTGGCCTCCTGCATGaatcattcatacatacatacacacctgtcCAATGGTCATTGTTACTCCTCAAAGGTCAACCGTGGTCCTTGGAATTCTTGTCTCGACCCCAATTACCTTTATTAGCTCAAACAAGGACGTTAAAGCAGCCTTTCTAAATTGCACTGTATCTTCGGGGTCCTGGGGTACCCTTCCCAGGCTCCACTGCAGGAGCCAAGGGAAGTCAGGCTgcggctgggggaggggaggggacaacaCACACGACCGGGCGACGACAGCACCGGGGTAGACTGGTCCTCCCTGTCCTTGATCCAGCTGTTGAGACCGCTAAATTGTTTGCAACCTCGCCTTTCCCCGAATTTCAAAATCGAAAACAGGAAAGTGAAggaagccaaaccaaaccaaaccaaaaaatcaacaaagaaaaacaaagttgggtgtggtggcgtAGCACCGGAATACCcgtacctgagaggcagagatggggattGCCGCAAGCCCGAGGCGTGTCAGCCGTACACAGCtagttcctgtctcaaaaagaacccccaaaaaaacaaaatccaggggttggggatttagctcagtggtagagcgcttgcctaggaagcgcaaggccctgggttcggtccccagctccgaaaaaaagaaccaaaaaaaaaaaaaaaaccaaaatccaaaacCAGCCAAGGAccccacaaacaaataaaaaaaaccctgaagTAAACAAATGCTCAAAATACCCGGATGTATAAGGTGGCggcggggagaggaggagggagggaagaggaagggggaggtgtGGCTGTTGGTGGAGTGATGGCCTCGATGCGCATGCGTATTTAGAAGGAGTAGCCAACATCGCGTGGCGATTGGACGAGAGGAGGACCCGCCCCTTCGCACTGATGCGTGTGCGCATGCTCCGCGCCAGCTTCTAGTATTTTCGAGAGTGACGTCGCTGCGGACTTCAGTTCGCATCCGGACTTCGTCGGTGAAGGTTCCTCTGCTGTTTTGTCGGTTGGAACGGGAACCTCGCCCGCTTAGGGTCCTGGTCACAGAGAAAGGTGCCCGCTAGGCCTCTCTCGCCCTTGCGAGCGCTTCATCAGTTTAAGGTGAGTGAGGCCGCGCGGTCGGGCCTGGGCTTGCGCTTGTTTTTTCGCGCATGCGCACTGGGCACTGCGCAATCCGCCTCTGCGACTGACCTACCTTTTTGCTGTAGTCCCTAGACGTCGTTGCGTTCGCGGACGGAACCCCGATCTGAGAAGGAAGTCATGTCTTCGGCCGCCGTGTCCAAGTATGTGAACGACATGTGGCCCGGCTCTCCGCAGGAGAAAGCCTCGCCGTCCACCTCGGGCTCGGGCCGCTCCAGCCGCCTGTCTTCGCGCTCCCGCAGCCGCTCTTCGTCCCGCAGCTCCAGACCCCACTCCCGCAGCTCCAGCCGCTCGTCCTCGCGGAGCCATAGCCGGCCGCGGAGGAGCAGACGGTCCCGATCCCGATCCCGGTCCCGCAGGCGCCACCAGCGCAAGTACCGGCGATACTCGCGGTCGTACTCACGCAGCCGATCGCGGTCCCGCGGCCACCGCTACTACCGAGACAGCCGTTACGAGCAGCCGCGGAGGTACTACCAGTCGCCGTCGCCCTACCGGTCCCGGAGCAGGTCGCGCTCCCGTGGGAGGTCCCATCACCGGAGGTCGTACTACGCGATCACTCGAGGGCGGCGCTACTATGGCTTCGGCCGAACCGTGTACCCGGAGGATCGCCCCAGGTGGCGGGAAAGATCCAGGACCAGGTCGCGCAGCAGGAGCAGAACCCCTTTTCGCCTGAGTGAGAAAGGTGGGTCTTGGTGTCTGGTTGATGTTTGTTCAATCTGGGGATCGAACTATGGACGCTTATTGACCCACCTTCTTTGTCCCTCCTTACAGTTAACTTCCTCAGCCTGGTGTGAGTCAGCCCGGGAGTCAGGTGGTTGAGCAGTTTAGCTTGGATTTCATAAGACTAAGCCCAGGGTGTCTTAACATGTAGGCGTGTGTTAATCTTGGTGCCCGAAATCTTTCTCTTGAAGGGAAACGAGTTTTAGTTGGTTGGTGATTAGGTAGAATGTAATCAATCTCTCACTTTCATATGTCCTTTCACCTTGTGAGTAAAGTCCACACCGGATATGGTGGTGCAGTAATCTGAACTAAAGTCCTTTTATGGCTTTGGTGGCCAAAAGTGAAGAGTCTTACTCTTTCCAACTAGCTGGCTGAGGTCAaagcaagttcttttttttttttttttccttatttcttttttcagagctggggaccgaacccagggccttgcgcttcctaggcaagcgctctaccactgagctaaatccccaaccccaaagcacATTCTTTTTACGAGCAGCCACTTAGTTGATTAATTTGGCCTTAAGGAAACTTAGAAGGATAATGAATGTTTTACTGCCCTTAGATCGAATGGAGCTGCTAGAAATAGCAAAAGCCAACGCAGCAAAAGCTCTAGGAACAGCCAACTTTGACCTGCCAGCAAGTCTCCGTGCCAAGGAAGCAAGCCAGGGAGCTGTTTCCTGCAGTGGGCCAAAGACGGAGGTAAGTCCATTCAGAAAGCTGCTGCCGGCTGTTAGTACCCTGTGCAGTGTACCATAGACAGCCCTCCTGGGGCGTCTTTGTGTTATTTGTCCAGAACAAAACCTTAATCTGACAAGTATCAGAGTCTCTCCCAGGAAACTGGGAGACGATGAACAAAACCTTAATCTGACAAGTATCAGAGAATCTCTCCCAGGAAACTGGGAGATGATGAACTTCTTTCATTTTGAcacttggtttgttttttccaCAACTGTAAAAACAGTATGTTACTGGTAatactttttctctctctgtctagtCTTTAGAGACTGGAGTGTTCTCTCAGTAGTTTTCATGTACACCATTATGTTCCCAAAAGTCTGTGCTCAGCATACAGTATAGTTTATCTGCTTTATTTCTGTCTTATAGAAATCATGAATGTGGTCTCCAGACAATGATGAAGAAAATCTGTTGGTAATTGATCATGGGTTCAAGTGTCAGAATTTACGTTTACAGAATAAAGCTTAGTCTTTGTTGAAGGTAGTCCATGTGCATGCTAGAGTTTTGGGCTAGGGACTATGTGTGTAAGGCAGTTTGACAGCTCAGCCTAGAAGCACTGTCATGGTGGGGCATCGGTGAATTAGACATCCCTCACataatatatgcaatatattCCAGATGTTTTGAGAGATTACAGAAGAAGAGGCCTGCTTCACTTGCAGATAAGTTTATTACAATTCTCCAGAACTACAGAGGATGTGCACTGGCACCTCGCATTGTATTTATAGGTTAATTTTTCATGTGTGAAACCTTGATCTTAAGATTTTGGGCTGGGATGTAACTCAGTTTGTAGAGAGCCTGTCGAGGGTGCAGTAACACTGGGGGTTAGTTCCCAGCACTGATAACTGGGTTTAGTACCCCATACCTGTGATCCCCAGCAGTTGGGAGACTGTCCTTGGACAGCTAGGGGATAGATACAAGAGATGTGGTCTCAGAAAACCACTTTATAGAAATGTAAGGTTAAAAAGATAACAGAATAATGGAGATAGTTTGTCTGTTGCTGAGATCTCAGGGGCTGTATAGTGTTTGCTCAGGCAAGTGCCCAAGAGGGGCGCCTTGATGAATGAATTACAAATGCTTCAGTTCTTTGACAAACATTTTTTATTGTACTTACTCAGAATGAGTTGTATCTACAACAGGAATCTGGTATTCATGGGGAACTGTGTCTCCTAAGTCAATCTTGCTAAGTGGAAAACAGATTTGTTGATTAGTGCATTAACTGTGACAATAGGTGGAATTTGGTACGTGTATCTACAGCTACATTTGTGTACACTTGGGCTTTTTATACAGTATTCAAAAAACTAAGGCTGTGTTCAAAATTCTCTTCCTCTTTAGCATTCAGAAAAGCAGACTGAAGTGGGAACTAAAAATGCCAGTGAGAAATCTGCTGCTGCACAGAGAAACATAGCGTTCAGCTCTAATGTAAGTGAACCTAAACCTTATTCTTGAAAATTGGGTTGGGGGATTatggtgcgtgtgtgcgtgcgtgcgtgtgtacgtgCATACCTCTGTGAGGTTGACTTGAGTTTAACTGTCTTACAGAATTCTGTAGCAAAGCCTCTAGAGAAAACAACGAAAGCTGCTGTTGAAGAGACGTCATCAGGatcaccaaaaatagataagaaaAAAAGTCCTTATGGACTGTGGATACCTGTCTAAAGGAAAACTAAGGGGTTGCCTAAAACTGCACTTTACTGAGGGGTTCGTGTCCAGCATCAGCTCACCTGCCTGAGTAATCTCAGCAGTAAATGTGATTGAAATCCATTACAGAAAGAGGCTTAATGGTGCCGTGTTCATGGGTGAGGTTTCTCTTGAAGATGTGAGGATACAGATGACCCAGAGAATTGCATACAGGTGGGGATCTTGTACATACCTGTAAGTATTGTATAGTATCGCTTATATACAAAGGTGAATTTTTATAAAGACACAGTTGCAAACtgtattttgtatatttgttaATAAACtttttgtcttgatttttatGGATATGGAATGTGTCTGTCTACATCTGAAGAAGAAACCCTTTCTGAAAACAGACAATACAGGATTTATGAATTCATACTTTGAGTTTGTGTGGTGTGTCTTTTTAAGATGTGTATCCCCTCAGGGTTGGTATTTGGGACACCCATTAGAAATCTCtttaccgggctggagagatggctcggcagttaagcgcacctgactgctcttccagaggtcatgagttcagtttcccagcaaccacatggtgactcacaatcatctgttaagagatccgatgccctcttctggtgtatctgaagacagctacagtgtacttatatataataaataaatctttaaaaaaaatgcgttttaaaaaaaagctctttactggggctagagagatggctcagtggttaagagcactgactactcttccagaggtgcgcagttcaattcccagcaaccacatggtggctcacaaccatctgtaatgagatctgacctcttctgttatgtctgagaacagctacagtgtactcataaataaaaaaaaattaaaaaaaaaatctctttaccatctgtaattccagttctaaggTATCCAACATCATCTTGTTCCACAGGATGTACTGACATAACATGTGGGTAAACTTCATACACATAAATCCTTGGAATAAAAAGAGTGACCTTAAAAAGACTACATTAGTTAGGAATggttaattccagcacttggggcaAGTAACAAGTAGATCTGTAaggtttagggccagcctggtctacatcgcAGGTTCTAGGACAATGAGACTTAAAACACAAACCCCTCTAGTTACCAGTATCAAGATTCTCATGTTTCACAAATTAATAGCTTCTACTTGCCTGCATGTTGAAAGCTCCCATTATCCTGTTTGGGAATTTGCCAGTAAATAATTCGTTAAGGCTTTAAAGAGGGTACAAATCAACCAAAGATTAAGGAGAAGTTAGAATCAAGCTTGTCAGGATTTGCAGTGCTAGGGCACTGGGAGGTTCACCCAAAAGAGCAGGAAACCCTTTCCATCACAGGCACAATTATGTCATGACCATGGGCTGAGAAACTCAGTCTCCATCTCTGCTCCCTTTTACAGTTACAACATACTAAGGTGAGTTCTTCAGGCAAGAGGACCCTACCCCTCTACACTGAGCTGTGTCCAGAGTACTGTGAATAACGATATTCCTTACTGGGCAGAAAAACTTGCTGAACTTTGCCAGAAAATGAGGATGGTAGAGCCCTGCTTTCTATTTGATTTTTCCAGCAAATCAGCCAGTGTCTATTTAATCATGACATTGTTACTACAATTTGTAGTATGACTAGCAGCATCTGTCTTCCAAGTGGGCTGGGGTACAGCTCAGTAGAATACTTGTCTAGCGTGCTCTGCCCTGAGTTTCTGTGAACCCAGCACCAGTAACTGTATCTTAGCACTTCTGAAGGCACTTCAGGTCAAACAAGGAgtttaaggcaaaaaaaaaagttctttcgGATTTTACTGTTTTGAGTGAGGATATACactctctgtggaccaggctggtcttgaattcctggctttcagatcctcctgcctctgctgcccttgTGCTGCTagtaaaggtatgagccaccatgtctggGTCAGAAGACCACCCTTTCAAAAAGTATGGGTAGCAAGAATGTTCTTAATCACTGGCATGCAATTGGACATCATCCTTGAAAAAATGGAAGTTTAAATATCTAGTGATATAGATGTGTATTCCTGGCCACAGTAGTTTTCTTTACCCACTtttaggtagcagtgaatagaaCCTGTTGCTACCCAGTGAGTTTCACATCTAGGTTAATGAGACAAGAGGTTTCCTGTACAGCCTTGGATGTCCAGGCTTGCCTCTAACCCCTCAGGTTCTGGTATTAAATGAGTGGACCACAGTAccatgttgggagcgatgcccttgaagccctccattgttgacgttagaattaagtatgactaggttcatggaaaatccccagccaggtgcagaagactaatacaaatctggtggtcaagaataataatcatatgataaagatacccaatgtgatgacctgtaacctttctgaaaaaccaacatcctgctgactaatagatatgacaaacctgtgacctttctgacaacctgtcaacatcagtctactccctgaccacatgaatattgtgtccttggccttcgtaaatgtttcttacttcccccctctctctgttacccatgttatggtataaattcagccttgcgaaaaaataaagttgtcgccttgatcagactcttgtcttggcatccttcttcgtgtcccttgtcccccattctcttccaggtaccttcagacCCTTTGTTTACAGTAccagatgagattttttttttttttttccagagctgaggaccgaacccagggccttgtgcttgctaggcaagtgctctaccactgagctaaatccccaaccctgagattttgttttttaaaggaacaaatgaattggAGATGTAGTCTAGTTGGTAAATATCCAACAAGGTATAGAGCATGTGTGGGGGTACAGGTCTAttatcccagaactcaggaggtggcaggcaggcaggatcaGAAAATGATTAGCTGAGGCTAATGAGGGCACAgatatttaatcccagcagagggaggaggatcttTGAGCTCAAGGCCAAGATCTTCAGTTCAGGACAGAcaggactatatagtgagacttcAGAAACAAAGATACCAAAAGAACGTTGATTGAGTGAATGACATGGCAACTAAAGATGGTGGCAGGTTTGTCAATAAAGGTACATTCAGTATATGCTAgtttacatataaaatacaaCTATAGAGATTACAATACAGACATAAGATAGTCATAGGGttggagatagctcagtggccaAGCATGGGCTGCTCTTGTAAGAGGCTCCAAGTCTGGCTCCTGACACACCGTGTTTACCAACTGCCTGAGATTTTAGTACTAGGAGATTCAAGGTCTGGCCGCTGCATTGAAATGcacaagacacagacacatgagTAAAATAAGTTTTGGGGCACTGGCTGATGGGCTGTTTCGAAAGCAAGATGGTTCCATTCCCAGAGCCTACTTGGTGGCTCAGGACCACCATaactagtttcaggggatccaacaccctcatctGACCTCTCAGGGCACCAGGCTGCAATGCAGGTGGGGCATATACATATTccggcaaaacacccatacgtaCAAAAATTAGGCTGTGACTTCCTCACTTAGAGGCACGTATAGCCTTCCCAGTCATTTGTGGGGATTTTCTGTGCTACTTAGACTCAACTCACACGCACCAGTTCTAGCCAAGTAACTCATTCCCTTTTTTccagagacagggtttttctgtgtagctgtgtcctagaactcactttgtagaccaggctggccttgacctcagagatcaTCTTGCCTTTGCCTTCCGAGTGcgaggattaaaggcatgtgccaccattgcccaactgcttttatttttgagacatagtctcaatGTGTCacttggcctagaactcactgggtAGAACCGACTGAGCTGTAACTCGCAGGATTTAAAGGTGAGAGCCACCATGCCCCATTTGAAGGAACTCTGGCCAGCTCTAGTATGGTGAACATGGCTGTGGCAAGCCTTGTCCTCCCCATTCTCACTGTCTTGCATAAAAACATTAGATTACATTTCTCAAACTGGCCATCAAGGTCTACTACAtggccacttcctcttcctgaggctgaccaccacAGTCCAGTTATCAAAATCTTAGTACAGCAATCAAAAGCCTCCTTTGGCTaccctaattaacatgcccaattaaaatgaAAGACTTCATCCTAACAGGGGACTTCCCCCTTTATAAATCACCATTTAATCCCTCCCCTGTCCTCACCAGGACAAATAATCTCTTACCCTTCTCCCTTGCCTTTCTCCTCTTTGTACCCTTTCTTGTCTCCTACTTGTCCTGTCTTTTGTCACCCatccctgccctctgtccttttaggacaaataaatctcctttatgctaagaacttggtcttgggggatCCTGAGCTGAGACTTTCCTATGGTAGCTTGCGTTTAACTTAAATATTTCGTggggctttaattttttttcttttcttttatt
It encodes the following:
- the Rsrp1 gene encoding arginine/serine-rich protein 1 isoform X2; this translates as MSSAAVSKYVNDMWPGSPQEKASPSTSGSGRSSRLSSRSRSRSSSRSSRPHSRSSSRSSSRSHSRPRRSRRSRSRSRSRRRHQRKYRRYSRSYSRSRSRSRGHRYYRDSRYEQPRRYYQSPSPYRSRSRSRSRGRSHHRRSYYAITRGRRYYGFGRTVYPEDRPRWRERSRTRSRSRSRTPFRLSEKDRMELLEIAKANAAKALGTANFDLPASLRAKEASQGAVSCSGPKTEMF
- the Rsrp1 gene encoding arginine/serine-rich protein 1 isoform X1, whose product is MSSAAVSKYVNDMWPGSPQEKASPSTSGSGRSSRLSSRSRSRSSSRSSRPHSRSSSRSSSRSHSRPRRSRRSRSRSRSRRRHQRKYRRYSRSYSRSRSRSRGHRYYRDSRYEQPRRYYQSPSPYRSRSRSRSRGRSHHRRSYYAITRGRRYYGFGRTVYPEDRPRWRERSRTRSRSRSRTPFRLSEKDRMELLEIAKANAAKALGTANFDLPASLRAKEASQGAVSCSGPKTEKS
- the Rsrp1 gene encoding arginine/serine-rich protein 1, which gives rise to MSSAAVSKYVNDMWPGSPQEKASPSTSGSGRSSRLSSRSRSRSSSRSSRPHSRSSSRSSSRSHSRPRRSRRSRSRSRSRRRHQRKYRRYSRSYSRSRSRSRGHRYYRDSRYEQPRRYYQSPSPYRSRSRSRSRGRSHHRRSYYAITRGRRYYGFGRTVYPEDRPRWRERSRTRSRSRSRTPFRLSEKDRMELLEIAKANAAKALGTANFDLPASLRAKEASQGAVSCSGPKTEHSEKQTEVGTKNASEKSAAAQRNIAFSSNNSVAKPLEKTTKAAVEETSSGSPKIDKKKSPYGLWIPV